gtggcatcaatcaaagtatcaattctaggcagcggaaaacagtctttggggcatgcatcattcagatcggtgaagtctatacacatcctccactttccattagccttcttcaccattacagggtttgctaaccactccggaaattgaatctcctcaatgaaaccagcctctaagagcttttccacttcctgctttatagcctcttgtctttccggggcaaaatttcttttcttttgtttcactgtcttccggcttggatccacgtttaacttgtgggtaattaactccgggtctatgcctggcatatcagctgctgaccatgcaaacacatcactattttcttgcaaaaatttcactaacttccctctaaggggctcctctaatgtagctccaatgaaagtcatcctctcaggattcttgggatctaaaggaaccgaaaccaattcttctgctggccttcctctattctcatcattttctcgaacatccatatcttcaataggaagaacctgccccccgactccatctgccctcaaagaggccacataacagcttctagccattttttgatctcccctctcttctccaatcccgtttcgggtgggaaacttcatgactgaatggtaggaagaggggactgccttgaaggcatgtatccctgttctccccatgatagcattataagttgaactagcctttaccaccacaaaatccagcatctgcgttgcttgccttggctccgtacctatggtggttggcaatttaattatcccttccacaggacattctactccagcaaatccatatatcggcatgtcggttggtgtcaactgggattcgttataccccatccttagaaaggtgtcgtggagcaagatatccacagaagcaccattattcacaaggaccctcttaaccgggctatttcctattatcggcgttatgaccagcgggtcgtcatggggaaacttcacaccctctaggtcggaatcatcaaaagccaatgttacttctgtcctggccctcttcggggcttctccaacaatatgcataacctctctagtatatgcctttctggaatttttggacaatccagcagcagttggacctccaaagatcgtgtttatcacaggcccttgaggtctcggccctccataaatggtgtttataactggtcctctaggttggggattccgcccctgatcatcttggtccctcctacgatcttcaaagttcttccttccattattatttctgtcccctccatctccagtatacttattcaatcttccttttcgaatcaaaaactcaatttcatctttcaattgcctacactcatcggtgtcatggccaacatctttgtgaaacctgcaatacttgcccctatctagcttggcgggatcagccttcaagggcttaggccagcgaatatctctgtctttctcaatctccatcaaaatctgacttctgggagcattcagcttagcgtattcagtgaacttttgcccaggtcctcccttcttgggggttgaatcagggttttgttcagttctaggatatttatccttagcgatatactccaaatcagtttttcgtttcttgcctccagcgggctcattacttactacggtcttcctcatactttcttcaaccttgatatacttccctgccctctcttggagctgcaacatgctctcagggggtcgttttgccaaagacatcttaaaaaactcatccctagttccttgttgcaatgctatcatggctaccttatcatcaagatctgggacttttaaagcctcctttgtaaaacgattcaggtaatctcttaaggattccttagctccttgcacaagactcataagagatgctgaacttttctcatggactcttccactgatgaattgcttaataaaagcctgacttagttctctgaatgatccaatagaatttgggggtaggcgactgtaccatatttgagccatacctgacagggtttgagggaaggcccgacattttatagcatcattcacgggttgcagcagcagtgcattagagaatgtcctaacatgattagcggggtctcccgtgccatcataggctttgatagtgggcatcttgaattttctcgagatatgggcattcattatctcttctgtgaagggtggagttggatcatcaggatctccaaggggaaggagattgcttggatcagttcttgggacagcagcccttcttcttaccggaccatccaggtctatgataggaggaggatttctccccttaggaggtatgtgggatctggtggcttggtgagcctccaaatcacgtctcagcctttggatttcagcctcatgagccctgatcttttcctgcacttcttggggattcgcccctggggtgctttgggggcgttgccttccatcggccattggctcttttccaggacgcctccttctcggggccacttcatcatccgaagattcggagtctctctcagtgtatagaccagaaaattcccgatcctcagggataggatccaaacctcgtatataggggggcgaccgccctcgtgcttcgcttcgccccgcatatccacttcctccaacctcagggtgaaggggcatcccataaggggggttagtagtaacaatagttgaatattcatacccgacgggtcgagaattcacaggtatatgtatttgttgaacttgaggattcgtaccttgaataatcgggggagttgtcccttgtggctgaggatgagttgcccctgtctgggcttccccctgagtagatgcataagttgaatggggaggaacctccacggttgatgaaatcacctgggttgtccctgatggtgttccctcctccagagtgctggttgttctccgtgttctcgccatggttgttgttgcgttattcccacagacggcgccaaatgttatggattaaaactactatatataattgctgtatttaatactaaggaacgtgagcttcaaggctcgatttgactgctcttgtgtttcgtgactcaatctgctttaacaagatgcctacgcaccttgctgattgccaaggatcaagtcaaaaaacgtagttctgattggtgggggtgagaccccttatatagatgtgggagtccttgaattggacttggtataggagacttggtggacaagcctctgaattaggatagacttaggagtcctagaaagtaggaagctgattccttatccttttaggtccccttgaggctaatctataaggatttatatccttatcgggactcttctcaatagctgatttttcccttattaattaattacgaaattaattaataattaggtcttttgggccttttttattccatcaggcctttaatggcttaacctttctggtctgagtttcatatatctttttattgggcctagcagcccacaacttgtacaattaatgcagtatttaattatacaatcataatttatttatccctatcagtacTCTTCCGCAGATACAGTGAAATTACAAAACTGCCATTACTATTTCCTCGGGAAAAAAGCAAGAATAGGCCAAAAAAGTTAAAACTGAtattttctttctttcttccCCGACACCAAACATACAGAGGCGATTAGAGACAATTCAACATCCACAAATTTGTTCACCACTTCTTGGTGAATCCCCTTATTACCATCTAAAAAAGCATTAGTAATTGTTGCAAATATCCTATCAATAATCTTATTTTTTCCATGTCTATTTCAATTAAGAAGATGTGTTTAGTTCAGGAACTACTAATACTACCCCGTATCCTAAATCCAAACATGTAAATCTCATCAAATACCATGTTTATTACACATCAAACGCCATGATGATTGGTCTAAAGCTCAAAGGTCGATGCAAAACAACCCAAGTTCATGCCCTCAACAACCCCTATAAATCTAATACAACAGTGATGTCAAATCATCTACTTACGATTAACTcaattttatcaaacacttttgAAGAACAAATGTTTCCAAATTTAGCTTATAATAATTCAATTTTGGTGATCGGTTCTAAATAAAGAGTATAATATCAGCGGTTTTTTAGCGGGTAGTGATTCAATAAAATGTTACAATCTGGGCCGTTGGATGGTCGATACAACGGCTCGCACACAGATTGTCAAGTACCAAGAACCTACACATATTACTGAATTGTCAGGACCAGGACCCTACTACACTACACATATTTCTGAACATGAAATGACAAGGGACTCAAGAAAACGTGTCCACCTTAATGGGCTCTACAAAAACCATTAATCCATTCCTAGGACCCTACACATAGTACTGAACATGAAATGACAAGGGACTAAAGAAAACATAGCAAAGTCAATGGACTCTACAAAACCCATTACTCGTAAAAACTATTATATAGTACATCAAAGATTTTATCCAGATATGCTTAGTTGAAACTTGACTGAAACCAGGACAAACATTAGGTATCATGATATAGAGATTCAAGCATGTTAAAGTAAAGCTGCTGGTACAAAGTACTATTTACTATTTTCCATATTGGTGGATCTAGTGATTAGGGGCGTTGCAAAAACAAAATCTGAACGCAAAATGGCTTGCAAAATTTTTGTGCTTAAAATAACTGTTGAACCCAAAGAAGGAAAAGCAGGCAAATTATTCCGAACATTTTGAGAGATTAAAATACAGTGTACCAGTGATGTAGGGCGttaaaagaaaaacaaaatcTGAAGGCAAAATGGCTTGCAAAATTTTTGTGCTTAAAATAACTGATGAATACAAAGCAGGAAAATTATTCCGAACATTTTGAGAGATTAAAATACAGCGTACCAGTGATGTACGACTCAGCTCAGGATTCAAGAATTCTAGAATGCGAGCAACAACATACACAAAGTTCAAGTCTGCCACTAGAGTATCTTCTATTCCAGGTTTTAAGACCTTTATCACAACATCCTCTCGAGAGCCTCTGAGCCTTGCACCATGAACCTGAATATTATAGTAGAAATGAATCTGTTGCCTACTTTCATCTTTTAGAAAAATTTATGAAGTTAAAGAATAAAGAATGATGGTTACCAACCTGTGCTATTGAAGCAGAAGCAATCGGTGTTGGATCCACATACTCAAATACACCATCTATCGGCCCATTAAACTCTTCACGCAAAATTTTCTGGATCTCCTCGAAAGGAACTGCAGGAGCTCTGTCAAAACAGTACTGAAATTCTTCTACATATTCTGGTGGAAACAATGTTGGGGCTGATGCTACGAACTGCAATGAAGTACAAGAAGAACTACTGACACAGGCAGGAACATATACCATGGGTAGCAAACAAATGACACATACCAAGGTATAACATATGGCCTAACTATTGGTCGTAGAATTAATTGGCTAAAGTGACAAATAATAACATAAATATAAATGTATATTTTAGTCAAACGAACATAGGTAATTGCTTTTCCATCATAACGAATTGTACAAAGAAAGCTATAATCTGAATTCACCTGACCCAACTTGATATATGTTGCACCCAAACGTTCAAACAATTTTCTTAAATAAAGCGGAGACAGTAGTCCTAGCTGCAATTGAGTTGGTAATCCAGCAGATGAATTGGCTGACTGCATAAAAATAGAACAGTATTAGCTCTTGTTACAGTACCTGACAAGTGACAAGAAATCTATTGTCAGAACTTAGAATTATCATATTCCTTGAGCGAACATAACCTAGTTTATAACTAAACAAAAAGACATCAATTTTGAACAAGGTGTTCCAATTCATGTAAGCTAAAAGCAATCACATTATGTGGCTTGCATGACAAGGCATGGGGTAAATTAAAATCTAAGCACTTACCATGAGCAGGCACACAAGGGAAACAAAAAAGAAAACATTCTCTCACCAAATGAGACAGTATAGAGAACCTCAACCCATTGCAGAATGTCACACAGCATATGATTATATCAGAGTCCCCCAATTAATGAACATGTATCTAAAATTATATCTGACATTTTACAAATCACTTACCGAAGTTGCCTTTGATACATCAGTCAGCCACTCGCTACCTACTCCAACAACTGCTTGAATACCCTGAGCCAGCCTTATCGCACCACGTGGACCTGTGTTTATGGATGTCTGAACAATGTCCTCAACAAGTTTTGGCAAGTTTTCTATACTATCTGCATGGAAATGAAAAAATTGAGGTAAAAAATAGAAATCTAAGACAGAACATAATGACTGATAAGAAGTAGATGCTAGGTTAGAATTGCTTTGAAAAGTATTCAGAGGTGAGATATAACACAGTTGTACGATGTTTTAGTTTTCAAGTATTAAGGTAGCATTTCTTACTGTTGTCAAAATATTTGATACAGCCTTTCAATAATTATTTAACAAAGTCCAAAATGCCCCATGATAAATGCATGAGAAATGCACGTTAAATGCAAACCACAACATAAAACACACCTTGAAGCCGAGAAGTGAAGAGATCTTGCGTCTGTGAATATCGTGCAAAAAGAGTAAACCCTTTGGATCTGCTTTTTAATTTCTGTGATCTACCACATGTTGTGGCAGGAAACTGAAAAATCAAATGCTGACTGCATAAATTTGACTAATTCTCAATGACATTCTGACTTTTAATTGACAATTTAATATACAACTACATTTTGTGCATTCATATATTATTCTTTTCAGGAACAAATTCCTTGTGAATCAATAATTGTCAAAATAATCAAAGGCAAAATAAACAAAGGCAAATTATATGTAAAATATGTAAGATCTATTTCGTTGTTATGGGCATGTTAGACGCAGACGTACTTCCGCCTCAGTTAGACGGGTTGAAAATATTTTAATTAGACGGGTTGAAAATATTTTAACTGTGGGAAAGAGAAAGAGAAGTAGACCACGTAGGACATAGCATGATCAATTGAGTTTTGATATGGCGGTTTTAAATCTCATGGGTGATATGACATTAGATAGGGCTGATTGGAGACGGCATATTAGAGTAGTTGAGGGTGGATCTCGTGGCTTAAACCGGGTTCGGCCGTAAAATTTCATGTACACCTATGTTGGTAAATGATTTTCTTGGTAAGCCAGAAGTGTAGAAGTTCAGATTTCGACAGACACTGATTTGGATTGTTCACGGATAAGTCTCATGGGAAGTACGCCATGGGCACGGGTATCGCATATATACACATTTATATTGTCTCGCATTAAGTCGGGGAACAACTTCCCTATTTTTCGGAATCGGAGCAGGGTtgtatgtttggtttggtttatgtattcatataattttaataaatttatttaaatatttatttatttcgttTACTTTCATTTCGTGTCGTGTACCCAAGGGTTAACCCAAAATCGACACTAATTCGTCTGTGTgttttcgtgttcgtgtaccaaaaatGTCAATCCAAACCCGTAATTATCGTGTCGTCTACGAAATTACCGGCTCTAGTTATAATTCATagttattaaattaaatttactAAAAACACGAACAACAGTGAGTATAACAATTTATAGGATTCACAGTGTTTGTAGGCTAAGACCATTTGTATATGAACACAACTTCACAAATATATATGTATAGACACACACACTAATATTATCCACTAAAACATGAAGAAAATTGATTATAACAATTTATAGAATTCAGTGTTGGCAGAGAGCTTATGAGCTAAGATAATTATATCTGAAACAGAGgattacatatatatacatttttttttattaattaggCTTATATGCCTTATAATTGAGTATATGTTCTATCAAATCTCCGGTGAGCGAGCGAGAATCGAAAGCAGAACTAAGAAAAATAGTGCAAGTAAGAAAAGATGGACCTGAGGATGATGAAAAATGGGAAAGCGGATGTGAGATACACCTCTGAAAGCTGAAACCACCACCACCGCCATATATGTATGTATTTTTATATACACGATTCAATTGAATCGATAATTTGAAGCAAAATCTTAAGCTACTTGACCGAACTGGTACTGTGAGATTTATATTCAGGGAAATCAGTGAATTAATAAAGGACGCGTGGCTTCATTTACTTAACATGTTTATGCTCCAATTATAtagaataaaatcaattaaatCCAGGAGAAAAATATGTAATACTCTAAATTTCGTGGATAATATTAGTCCGTAGTTTCAAATTTCAAAAACTAGCTATTGACTTTGGGAGCTGCTGATTTTAGAGGAACGAAAAACAGATTTCATTTATATTTTGATGGTTGAAAACGggataaattaattaaaaaatagtGTTAAACTCCCAAAAATGTTActcaaatattttattaaatgatCTGGCATATTTTGATTTATGGAGGCATATTTATGCATGTGAGGTCCTGTTATATATTTAGCAAGGTTGACATCATCATTTGGAAAAATTGTTGAGAAAAAAAATTGGGGAACTTAGCATTTACATTAATTAAAATGTGTTATTAGTAGGGCTAAGTTTTACggtaaaaataaaaatattatttttctatTACATAACAGTTTTTTACCAGtgactaaaattaattaatttgcaactaaggcttttaaaaatttacaaaaataataaaCAATCCTGGAATTTCTGATTTTCGGGGTCTTAAATCCTTGCACGTTGTTTTTTTTAAGTTGTTTTTCTTTTCTGTAAATACTGCATAACTGTTCCTCGGGAGATCACACATTGTAGTAAGGCATTTTATAGCAGAAAAAGAAGCTCTGTGGAAGGATAGTATCTGACAGAAATCAAGGCATTTGAGGTGGTGCTGATATCTGATTCTGCAGTTGAATCACACCCGCAATCGCCACTGACCATGGTGTATACAAACCTCTGTTATAGAAATCGGCCGATTTTGcaaaaatcgccgataaatcgctCAAAAATATTGATCCGATTTGACCGATTCCCgataaatcgccgataaatcatccgattttttaaaaatcgtccgataaatcgtaaatcagtacctcaaccgaataattccgatttccgaaatctgtaacAATGGACTGGATGTATACTGCAGTTGTATCTGCTTAGAGGACGCATGCTTAGAGCATCCACATCGCTCAGGGTCACTTTCTTATTTTTTTAGACCCCACCCACATTCTACCTAATGAAAAGTGGGATTAGAAAATAAACTGGTCAAATCGCTGGAGTCATGCGACCCATTTCACAGTTCTCGATATTTTCATTATACTAAATTTAAGTTGTGTAGACTTTGATAACATAAAATTTTAACATTGCTTTATAAAATTTTAACatttaagtaaataaaatattaaagtGGGATGGGACCTCCAAATTCACTTTATTTGATTTTGCTCCAACGGCTGGGGGGTCTTTTTTTCATTTGAAAATCATTTTACGCGGCCCAATGCATGAATTGGGTCCGCGTTGTGGATGCTTTTAGGTACTCCTCTATTTACTGAGTACGGTTGATTGATTGATTATATATATTCAGTATCACAAAAATAAAGCCGTGGAAAAGCATGACATGCTTAGTACAAACAACTGTGAGGACAAGAGGTAAAACAATAAAACTGGAAGGTGTGAAGTAACAAATTCTATTTATTATTAAGAGATCAGACCAGAAAATGTGATTAAAAAGAATGAAATAGTTAACAACAAATTATCTCTGTCAACACAGGCCTAAAGTAGTAAACTGCTCTACGTTTTCCTAAAGACAACTAAAATTTAGACTCACTTCAAAAGGCAAGCAGACACCTTCAGACCTCATGGCAGTAATTTATTGATTGCTGCGACACTCCTGGAAAATCTTAACAGAACTTCCAGTGGTTTTCACAGTTTACACATGTTACATATGTAGTCATAGGTTCATCAGCACTCCGCGTCTGCATCTGGTAATAAGTGCACTCGTTTTTCCCACACCGACTGCACTTGAATTGATTAGTACTGGCCTGTCGCTTTGCTCCACGCTCACAATCGAACAAGGCTTTTTCTTTGATTTCTTGGTTCTGGCGTTGCCTGTCGTCGCTTGCCATTTCTTCAggagtcatgttgactacttgCTCTGGCTTAATATGTCCAAGCAGAACTTTTCTCCTAAAATCTGGATTATGCGGATCCTTTAAATTGAATACGATTGATCTATACTTGATCTTCTGCTTTCCATTAGATTTTCCCCAATTCTCATGCAATGCACACTCCAGCGAAACAGCAAGCCTGTAGGGGTCTACAGCATCAGCTTCTTCACTTAGATCTTCATTAATTTCACCGGAGACTTTAAATAAAGCTTCTGATAAAAGTTCCCGAATTTTGTCACGCAAGGGATCATTACAGAGAACAACACAAGACATCTTTGGGGTAGCAACCCCATTAGGTGCAGGTTGTCTCACATCACTGCTACTACTTACTTCTTTCTTTAATTTCTCTTCAACCCTTGTGGATTTAACATCAGAATTTTTCTTCATCTTGACACCATCAGCACTTTTGGCTCTCTTTGCAGATGAGGAAGTTTCAGAATCAACAACTTTCTCCAACTTCCGGATTGTGCTAGAATTATTCCTCTCGGGCTTTACAGTCTCACCTTCGCAATTCCCCTCAGCCTTCATGGAATTTCCCTTTTGAGCCTTAACTGACTCAGAGGTCTCTCCACTCCTTACGGGATCTTTTTTATTCGAGATCCCATTTTTCTTATCACTCATTGTTTGCTCAACTATAATATTTTTCCATAATCCAATCAAGATGGAAGCCAAATCCCGGATCTTCTTCCTGGGATGCTTTGTCAGATGTCTAAGACGCTTCCCAACCTAAAACAAATTTATATCGGTATTTATTTATGTAAGGTGCTCATAAACAGTAAATTCCATATGAAGTGAAATATTTCAAGTTGTAATTCGAGTAAGATGTGACAAATTATAATCAGACCACATAAAACAGCAAAACAGAGAATACAAATTCACCTTCTTAGAATCTTGATTTCACTAGCCTCGCTAAAGTACAGTTTACCAAATTCGGGGTGTCTTTTTTACCATATGATAAAATTAATACTCGTACATTGTTTATCAAGTGTAACCAAAGTTATCATAATTAATTAACCTTTATTGTATGCTAACTGCTTTCCAAACCTCGAAATAGACAATGTAGGGAGTTCTCAGGCAAATTCTTCATTTTATCGAGCTGCCTTTCTTCTATCTGATCCTGTAAAATTAGTAGCTATCACATGTTAATGTTATCGTCATTAATTGTATATCCATTTGGCAAGGGTGTATAGCTGTTTATCTATATTAGTATGACTAATTTCTTAATTTATACGAGTTTTGGGGGAAAATTACTTTAAAGTTCGGAGTGCAGTTTTGTTAACTCCTCTTTTCGTTTCTACAGAATCAGTGCATTTTGTTCTTTTAAAAAGAGTATCTAATATTCTTGAAAATCTACATGTAGCTCTCCCTGATCTTTCAGGCACATCTATTTGGCAATGGTATATAGTTGTCTATAGTAGTAACATTTATCTCTGTTAATTTTTTTTTGGCCAACATCTCTGTTAGTATTTTTAATTTAATGATTTACGTGAATACAGGATAAACTCTTTATCTTTTCTTTTCGACGAAATCAGTAAAATAATAttctctttattttttatttttttattaatacaGTATCTAATGTTCTTAGAAATCTTCTGTACCCCCTGATCTTTCAGGCACATCCAATTGTTTCTACAGAATCAGTGCATTTTATTCTTCTAAAAAGAGTATCTAATATTCTTGAAAACCTACATGTAGCTCTTCCTGATCTTTCAGGCACATCCAATTCCCCATACACCTAATCCTGATCCCAGAAAAAAAAAATCTCCTCTCTACATATATACACGTGTCTGGGTGTGGCACAAAATGTCGATATCTATTCTAAATCAAAGCCTATAATGAATTGATGCAAGATCTCGATACAATTGATGAGATGCTTATAACACAGAGATTAAAAAAAAAGGAGTGCATTTATCAAATTTAATGGAAATTTCCATTGTGAAACAAAAGATTTGAAAAGTTCAGAGAGTGAAACTAGGCAATTAAAATCACGATAATTACACATTTATTATAGAGTGCAAGGTAGGAAGAAATGAATCTACATATAATCAAAATGTATACATATTTGCATACCTGAGTGGAAACAAGGAGATGATAATTAACATGAAACTTCTCGAGCTGTTTCAATCCATCAAGGCATCTATTTTCTGCAGAAGAAAACTCGAGATCTCCGTCGGCCACGGCATCATCGGCAGCTCTTTTGACGCCTTCAAATAGCAGAATGAGCTCCCGCTCGGTCTCCATCACACACAACACATGCAATGCAAACCTAGGAATGCTGTTTCTATTTTCTGTGATATGGAAATGAATTTGCTAAACTACGTACTCCTTTTTATACCTTTATCCGCACGTCTTGTCCACTGTTATTTGGGCTGGGCCGACTCTGGGCCGTTGTTTCCTTAGAAGTcttaaaatattgagagtttttTAATTGTTACCAGAAATAAAATGACTCATTATAATTAACAAAATGGAAAATTAGGAAAAACCTGTGTGTTTCATTTCTCTTATTAAGATATTTGACAAAAATATATATACTATAACTTTGTATTCAATAGATACTACTAGCCTACTAGCCCGAAATCAAAGAAAATTTAAATTGGACCGAATGTCTGTGTAGTTCATCTAAAATATAACtacaattttattttattttgctaAGCAAGATATCACTACAACTTGTTTTGGCAGACAGGTCGTTTTATTATCCATGACAAACATCGATTCTAGTTAACATCGTTTTGTTATCTATGACAAACATCGATTCTAGTTAATATGATGtgctgtgacgccctcaatctcggggttaggaaatgaggactcacacacctctaatctaataattaaatatgcataaatcccgattaactactaacaggatcaacaggataaagtatgagacaagattacaactaccaatcacaaaatataacttacaaacccaaaatattattaaataatcaatatcgattccggctgggaaccgacagataacccattgtatctttatacacctctttctaggcgcgagctcactcataaaaaccactacctgctctggcaaccggaagccctcaacacggtagggaccaccaggtacgctcttacgagcagtgcgcctaagcatgtccatcttcttgcttaactgtcatggttagcttaagacaaaacaaatgagtataaaactcagcaagtaactatatagcagttctacaatatcaaatctcaatatactttgaaccaactagggcattctactttaattaatctaggtggcagat
The sequence above is drawn from the Apium graveolens cultivar Ventura chromosome 2, ASM990537v1, whole genome shotgun sequence genome and encodes:
- the LOC141706388 gene encoding transcription elongation factor TFIIS-like, with the protein product METERELILLFEGVKRAADDAVADGDLEFSSAENRCLDGLKQLEKFHVNYHLLVSTQVGKRLRHLTKHPRKKIRDLASILIGLWKNIIVEQTMSDKKNGISNKKDPVRSGETSESVKAQKGNSMKAEGNCEGETVKPERNNSSTIRKLEKKEVSSSSDVRQPAPNGVATPKMSCVVLCNDPLRDKIRELLSEALFKVSGEINEDLSEEADAVDPYRLAVSLECALHENWGKSNGKQKIKYRSIVFNLKDPHNPDFRRKVLLGHIKPEQVVNMTPEEMASDDRQRQNQEIKEKALFDCERGAKRQASTNQFKCSRCGKNECTYYQMQTRSADEPMTTYVTCVNCENHWKFC